Sequence from the Verrucomicrobiota bacterium genome:
GCCCGTCGTGGCCGATGCGGTGGACTTGACGCCCCAAATTCGCGAGGATATTCTGCTTCAGTTACCGCAGCATCCGCTGTGTGAGCCTGAATGTCGCGGCCTGTCCAATCCGCCCGCAGGCAGCCAAACTGGATCCGGAGCCGCCGTGAGCCGCGAAGCTCCGTCGCCTTGGGATGAACTGGACAAACTGAAGTTGAAAGACTGAACCATGGGCGTTCCAAAGCGAAAACCTTCGACGAGCCGGCAGCGGATGCGCCGGGCTTACAACAGCGTGCTCAAGCTCCCGCACCTCTCGCCGTGCCCGCAGTGCGCTGCGCCATGCCTTCCGCACCGGGTCTGCCCGGGCTGTGGCTTTTACAAGGGCCGGCAGGTCATCACTGTCCAGGCCGCCGGGTAGGCTTGCTGCAGCGATCGGCGCGGATGGTCCAACCTCCGCGCCGTTCCATTTATGCGCATCGCGTTGGATGTCATGGGCGGCGACCACGGCCCGGCGGTCGTCGTCCGAGGTGCGCGTCTGGCGCTCGAGGCCAACCCGCGGCTTTCGGAAGTCATCCTCGTGGGTCGGGAGGAAGAGGTTTCCCGGGCTCTCGCGGCCACCGGTGGACCGGGCTCGCGCGTGCGCATTGTGAACGCTTCTGAAGTCCTTTCGATGGAGGACAAACCCGTTGATGCGCTACGGCGCAAGAAGGACTGCTCCATCGCGCGCGCGGTGGAACTGGTCCGCGACGGGCTGGCCGACGCGGTGATTTCGCCCGGCAACACCGGCGGGATACTTTCGGCGGGGACGTTGCGATTGCGGACGCTTGCCGGCGTGAGTCGCGCCGCGATTGCGACCGTGATACCCGCGCCGGAGAGTGACTTCGTGCTGCTCGACGCCGGGGCGAACGTGGAGTGCAAGCCGTGGCACCTTGCGGAGTTCGCCATCATGGGCAGCGTTTACATGCGCGAAATCGGCGGCTGCAAATCGCCGCGCGTCGGCATCCTGAGCAACGGGACCGAGGACAACAAAGGCACGGAGTTGACGCAGGCGGCACTGAGAATCTGCCGGAAGCTCGACTTGAATTTTGCCGGCCACATCGAGGGGCATGACCTGTTCAGCAACAAGTTCGATGTCGTCGTCACGGACGGCTTCACCGGGAACATCGTGCTGAAGACCTGCGAGAGCATGGCGAAGGGCATCTTCGCGTGGTTGAAACGCGAGCTCATGCTCAACCCCAGGCGCAAGCTCGGCGCGCTGTTGGGCCGGAATGCATTTCTCGCGATCAAGCGCCGGCTCGATTCCGAAAACCACGGCGGCGCGCCGATGCTCGGCTTGAACGGACTGGTCTTCAAGGCACACGCTTCGTCCCGCGAGCAGGCGATTCTCAATGCCCTCCGCGTGGCGTGCGATGCCATCGAGCACAATGTCAACGGTGCCATCCTCCGTGAAATGGCGGCCGCGCACGGCGCCCTCGAGGAAGCCAGGCACGACGCGCAGACCTCGGGACAACCTGTGAACGCATGAGCTCCACCAAGAAGTTCAGGAACCCGCGCATGGCCCACGATTTCCAGGGGCGGACGTGCTCGATCGCCGCCGTCGGCGCGAGCCTCCCGGATCGCGTGTTGACCAACGCACAACTCGAGCAACTCGTCGACACGACGGACGAGTGGATCACCACGCGCACGGGGATCAAGGAGCGCCGCATCGCCGCGGATCATGTGTTCACCTCGGACCTCGGCGCCGAGGCCGCGAAGCGGGCGCTCGCGCGAGCGGGCGTGTCGCCCGAGCAGGTGCAGCTCATCATCGTCGCCACCATCACGCCCGACATGCCGTTTCCCGCGACGGCCTGCCTCGTCCAGCAGAAAATTGGCGCGCGGAACGCCGCCGCGTTTGACCTGGAGGCCGCCTGCTCCGGGTTCATCTACGGACTCGAAGTCGGCCAGCAGTTCATCATGTCGCGCACCTATGATTGCGTGCTCGTGATTGGCGCGGAGAAACTCTCCTCGATCATCGACTGGGAGGACCGCAACACCTGCGTGCTGTTCGGCGATGGCGCAGGCGCGGCGATCCTGATGAACCGGCCTGATTCGCACGGCCTGCTCACGGCGTGCATGGGGGCGGACGGCAACAAGGCCTCTCTGCTCTCGATGCCGGGCGGCGGCAGCCAGATGCCCGCGACGGCGGACTCGGTGCGGGGCCGAATGCACTTCCTCCGTATGGATGGCAAGGAGACCTTCAAGAACGCCGTGAATGCGATGTGCACGGCCGCCCGCGAGGCGCTGGCCCGCTGCGAACTCGATATCTCGCAGATCAAGTGCATCATCCCGCATCAGGCCAACCAGCGCATCATCGACGCGGTCGGCGACCGCCTCGGCGCCAAGCCCGGGCAGGTCTTTGTCAACCTCCACAAATTTGGCAACACCTCCGCGGCCTCCGTCGCGATTGCGCTGGATGAAGCGGTCGAGACCGGGCGCGTGCAGCGCGGGGACCTTGTGCTGCTCGTGGCCTTTGGCGCGGGGCTGACGTGGGGCGCGGCGGTGATTGAGTGGTGAAAATAGTTCACCCGGAAGTTTGACCCGCGAAAACCGTGTGCTAGATTCGGCCACCCGTTAGACATGACCACCAGCAAACGCGACACGTCGTGCGTCTTCGAGCCGTTCACCATCCAGACTCGCGAGACGCAGTTCACCCTCCCCGCAGATTCGCTGCTCGTT
This genomic interval carries:
- a CDS encoding 50S ribosomal protein L32 — translated: MGVPKRKPSTSRQRMRRAYNSVLKLPHLSPCPQCAAPCLPHRVCPGCGFYKGRQVITVQAAG
- the plsX gene encoding phosphate acyltransferase PlsX encodes the protein MRIALDVMGGDHGPAVVVRGARLALEANPRLSEVILVGREEEVSRALAATGGPGSRVRIVNASEVLSMEDKPVDALRRKKDCSIARAVELVRDGLADAVISPGNTGGILSAGTLRLRTLAGVSRAAIATVIPAPESDFVLLDAGANVECKPWHLAEFAIMGSVYMREIGGCKSPRVGILSNGTEDNKGTELTQAALRICRKLDLNFAGHIEGHDLFSNKFDVVVTDGFTGNIVLKTCESMAKGIFAWLKRELMLNPRRKLGALLGRNAFLAIKRRLDSENHGGAPMLGLNGLVFKAHASSREQAILNALRVACDAIEHNVNGAILREMAAAHGALEEARHDAQTSGQPVNA
- a CDS encoding ketoacyl-ACP synthase III — encoded protein: MAHDFQGRTCSIAAVGASLPDRVLTNAQLEQLVDTTDEWITTRTGIKERRIAADHVFTSDLGAEAAKRALARAGVSPEQVQLIIVATITPDMPFPATACLVQQKIGARNAAAFDLEAACSGFIYGLEVGQQFIMSRTYDCVLVIGAEKLSSIIDWEDRNTCVLFGDGAGAAILMNRPDSHGLLTACMGADGNKASLLSMPGGGSQMPATADSVRGRMHFLRMDGKETFKNAVNAMCTAAREALARCELDISQIKCIIPHQANQRIIDAVGDRLGAKPGQVFVNLHKFGNTSAASVAIALDEAVETGRVQRGDLVLLVAFGAGLTWGAAVIEW